The nucleotide window AGTATCGAAagcgatatttaataaaaagattcaattcaaattacactatttttatgtaggaaatattatttattttgtttatcataaAACATTAGTTCTTTAAAGTCCTCCGCCCGTTAGACTTGCTCAACCTCCGAGGTAcgtaattaacaaattaaaataaaaccattgatGATGATTTAAACAGGTATCTTTTTTTCGAATGcgaaaataactattctgctgCTTTTGCACAACCAAACCACAGGACGGAacataatgaaatttaatattaagcaagcttgaactctagGGATGACATACTTTTAATGCCTAATATCTTACGACTAGCCCCTAAATCGagagcgaagccgcggacgaAAACTAGTCTAGTAAATGAATGAAGAatcgtaaaatattgaaaattctaaaaataattattaattatatacttgtaaGAGATCCAAATAGAATTTTCGAAGTCACTTTTGAGAATCGATTTGTATTGcccatttaattaaatgtacaaatactttttaatttaacgaaaataatttgGAAGCagcaaaactattttttacagcaattaaactattttattaacattttattattgctcttattatatttgaaataactagGTACCTACTATATGTATTGATAATCTTATTATaggaaatgaattaattaaatgattactattattatttcaatatgaaattaCATTTGGTCATTAAGCTGACGCATGAACttaattttgtaaatcaataatatatatgtatgggaTATCCCATTCATAATACGTAATAAGAGATCCACCTTTAATCTTTGACTTATATAAAAGAAGCCCAAAACCCGATTACCGTATTTGTAATTTCCATATTTTAACCATATCATTGTTTGGGGTATTGATTTTACAGaaacactatttatttttattttataaaataagtaaaccgATATgcaaatggaccacttgatggtaagtggtcaccattgctcattcctcatatcatcaatgcgccatcaacttaAATAGGAAGTGTcatcacttgtgcctgtagttatgctcactcacccttcaaaccgtaaaacaaaaatattaggtattcttgtttagcggtaaaatatctgttgACTAGACAGTACCCAGACCTGCTTAAACAAAACcccaatcaaataaaacaataatgtgaCATATGTATTTTACTTATAGGCGGAACCCCGAACACCATTTTCATCCCTCATGAAGACCTTCAGATCTATAGTAATAACGACACAGCTGTCCGGAGCTGAGACCGAGGTGGTCCTCATTTGAGATATCAACCAGGTGCCTTATATCGACAGAGAAAATCTGTTTGAAATGAGATACTGCGATCACAGAGGAGCCTGACAACAAACACCTTCCGTGAGTTATCCTGTACGCACCGAAACCTCTGAACGCCACATACGTCTTTAGCGAGGTCTACCGTAGCATCCACTCCGCCAGCCCCATCGTCCACTCCTTCCATACCATTCGACCAAACCAAAGCCCTATATCGGGTCCATACGCAGGAAGAAAAGAAAGTTCTGATGGACCATGGATACCGAAAAGGTGAAAAGTCAGGCGTCATGATCATCCACGAATCTCAGGGACAGACCTACggcgacgttatcatagtccagTCGAAGAATGTGCGGCTCCGTATTTATGAAAGCGTTCCTCAAGCAGTTGTAGCAATCACTAAACACactaacacctgtgtctattacacggacgacAGTGCcgacgctatcggcagattcatcggccgagcggcgggtgCCTCAAAAaggaccatcctagagcacagccttgACAACTATACACAAACGCGACACCAGAGAGACTAGTTCGAAGTCCAGCAAAGATCTACTGATGTTTTGTaataagataaaacaaaacgccaaaatgtaataaaataaaatttaaagtgcgAGCACAtggatgttattaatttaataaaatataaaaaaaacaccattttcATTAATCCTAACATCAGAAATGCCAAATACCATTTACAATTTCATCCTTAGTTTCACCCTCTTTAGTGGCGAATTTCCAAATACGCTGTAACTATCTCTCtctcatacaaactttcatcccccaTTTCATCCTCTCCCCTATATTTAACTCTATAAGGTATAAAAAAGGCATTTTTTAGTACACaccactcttcaaaccgaattCCTGTTCAAAGGAATTATAATGtgttattaagatattattatcatagtatatatatttagatattatagcGATtggcttttaataaaatttgtatttatgtaaaatattataatatatacttattcttCTTTTATTTGATCCAGAGTTCAACAACCCGCTGTAAACTTTAAACACGCTGTATAAAAGAAACCTTTTTAACTTCatcgttattatataaaacataatgaacgctaaaatcgtaattttaacatataaatttcaataagcTGTTATTCGACTGAGACGTAGCTAATTAGTGAATAATTACGTTGTTGCCATCGTtacgataattaattaaaccgaCGCGAATTTCGGAAAATTCTAGAGTGAAATAAATCATCGCTTTATTATCGAGTACGAGGTGTACTCGTAATTCTGAAATAGGCTTGGAGACAATAATAGCTAGCGCTAGTAACTGTTTCGTAAcctattaattcattaaaataaaacaaataaaaaaaaaatagttcagcCGTTTAGTAGTTCagtgacatattatataaatatttggtttttaaagacactaaaattgtaaattacaattttctAAGCGGCACTGATTCGGTTGagcacatttattattattattagttattataatatagcttTTATCATCATTATTGACTGGTTGAGTagttgaaaagtaaaaaataaacaaaatcaatttcgcattgataatattagttaggattttaaaaatataatatttaaaaaaatatattatttttttacatttaataatttaagaacatctttttgacataatatttaGGCGCAATAATCCAAAATATACATGTCAAAGTCGATTGCTTGAGGCTTGTAGCTTATTGCAATAACAGGGGAATTCGAGACCAACCAGGAGTCGATACAACGTGTTTTATAAGCACTGCGAGATAATTAAACAGAATTCACTAAACTTACGGatggccacctgacggtaaacTTCTATAATACCGGTCCTTACTTCAAACTTCCATATGTGAAGTTGAGGCACTTAAATGCTCAAatacatgagccgagatggcccagtggttagaacgcgtgcatcttaaccgatgatttcgggttcaaacccaggcaggcaccactgaattttcatgtgcttaatttgtgtttataattcatctcgtgctcggtggtgaaggaaaacatcgtgaggaaacctgcatgtgtctaatttcaacgaaattctgcgacatgtgtattccaccaacccgcattggagcagcgtggtggaatatgctccataccttctcctcaaagggagaggaggccttagcccagcagtgggaaatttacaggctgtttatgttatgttatgttacatgAGTACAGCTCTAACAACACCTAAAGGTTAAAACGGTTCTATTTCAAACGGCACAAAGTAAATAAGGAACAAATGCTGTAAATATTGCCTTTATTACAAACCTCATGGCACCATACGAAGGCACGTCTTACAGTTATCACTCAACATAACgtaacaattatatacaaattaaataactcaAATACATCGttgttttatacttaaaatattattgactatTAATCGTTTAGTTCGaaatttgtacaaatttaaaCAACCAAGAAATTGTTAGTGAtgaaacaattacattatttaaaaacatttttattatatgatcgcttttaaaatacatcataaaaaaaaaatttaatcatattaagaCCACTTCTGGTatcaacacaatatttatttttactaatgatatatacaaaatgtaattataaaagttaaaaaaaaaatttaaacaaatttgatgtggaacagttttatattttacacaaattatattgtaacataacattctttattaaagaaatatcaactagtaaatattcttattcacTTTATTGTCAAAATACTATATTGAcacgttaaataatattaaagcagGGTCCAGACATTCTCTTGTACTGTAACAATACAATACGAATTCATGAACATACTTACAGTGGCAAGGTACTTACCAGAAGACTATTACTACTATCCCCGATTCCAATGATATAAAAGCGAACAATTAACTCATTACACGGTCCTGGTAAGTACACCCCCCCATAAGTATATGTTTGTTCGAATAGGTAGGCTAGCGAACTGTAAGCATCACCACTGCCCGTAGatattggctctgtaagaaaatttaacaataccctacatcgccaatacaccacAAAGCTTGGGAACTCATtttatgtctgtagttacaccggtaggaaagaaataaacataaatttccagttttatacataaaaaagaaaaaatagaatttcaatgttttggcaaagtatttttatttatacttctaGTTGTCTGTGgttaatattcaaatgaatcCTATTAACAAGGAGGATCCTTTTTAGACttcaataaacattaacatacattatattaaatatggcgTATTGTATAAGAATTATATCGAGTGTAAAAATTTGTAAAGTGcggataaaattttaaaatactaaaatgcATTAATCCTAAAAAtgatttaagttaataaattctattccttataaatttataactacgTCAAGAAAAATAGTTTACGTTTTAGATAAAgagtttaaaagatatttatttataattggtgATATATATTCGTATCACATTGTAATACTTTTACATTTCATAACATCAAATATATTGTTAGTTAAGGATCTGACACATCAGCGATCGAGCACTAAAATTACAATAGAAAATCCTTTTTAAGCAAATAGGaagattatttaatagataatttaacTGGAGTGTAAAGTTACGGTCACACTTATTCAACAAACTGataatgttttagaaatatCACACAGATTGTAGAATTGAACTTAGTTTCTTCCACCTCTTAAACTCGATCAAATATCGCGCAGATGGGTGTGATTCCTTACAGATATTCAAAGATATTCAAAGTAAATACTtactaaatacttaattatatacaaacatgacaatactttccacgatacaattatttttttgcctATTAATGAACAAACTACGTACTTATGTTACGTTTACAgagactatttttatttatatttgaaagatataaaaacatttcgattcatatttaaataaaaataatttaatatctcatactgtgttttaacattttttttctcacaCATCGAAATGGCGTATGCCAAGTATTATGTATAATGAAATCAATGTAGTACCATTCGCCTCATAAGccttagaaaaataaataatgtttttctttactatatACACATGaattttgtctttattatttcACGAAATATTCTTTGTACGGGTAACACtgttgagatattttttttacaaattacctCAAACTGACCAaccttatttatttctatgtaataaattaaaaactaaattcattaaaactatgttttatacaaaattaaaaaccaagttttaatttaaatcatttaaaatacattttattatgaatttccTTTATTGTGATGATTTAAGTAACTTATCAGTTAAATTGATAATATgaatacttacatttttaaaatcttgGCATAGTGGACGTTTCGCTTTAAGTACTATTTAAAACATTcgtaaaaaaactataaaaacatCATTGATGTAGTTCCTTTAGTACAATCTCATTATCTCAACGGGTTCAACATATAACAAATTTCGAATCGTTTTTAAATAGAATCTCTTTGCAATTTGTTTCACTTTTAAAGTTTGTATAAGTATAACAAAaagaataattgataaattaattttaaaatacttttacccatattttattctattacgaTGGTTACCAATGAATGATCTAATAATGATAATACATTAACTTTTTTGTGTATGGCAAacccattttatttttgtttcgttaaGTTGGTAGAAGTTTAATTGTAATCTTCCAGAGTAATTTTGATGTACAATAAGTGTCACAGTGTATGCTCCGTCAAACATTCCTAATTATTTTTGTGCATCGAAATGTATACTATCGAAATATACATCAACATAtaacttaaatgttaaattgtTGCAACATTTATAACCTCGTACGAATAACATCGACTGAAAGTATTTCACAAACTTAATACTGCacgaatatttacataaatatatcacatattGCGGATAAAAGGTGGCATCATATACTTTACTGTGAATGTTAAATTCGCGTCATCGAAGTCTCATCTCGTTCACCGCGTAATTATCAGCAGCGGGCACGCTAGGCGCGCGCGGAGGCGGGGTGGTAGGTGATGACGTTGTGCGCGTGCGTGaagggcggcgcgggcggcgcggggggcgcgggcggcgcggcgggcgcgggcagCTGCAGCGCGCGCGACTTGCCGCCCAGCGTGCAGCGCGTCGTGGCGCCGCTCTCCACCTCCAGCGCCAGCTCCGAGCCCGACAGTCTGGGGAGTCGGATTACTCATTGGTGGTTTCAAAGCGCTTCACGCTTCATTTAGGCTACCGGTGTAAAATATTCTGCAATGTGTATTATACTCTAACGATCGAACGAGTACAATgttctttttgtattttattgcattttcattttaatacttaaagtaAAATTGGTTCGAACGAgaacgtaatatattattattataaccgtCACTTACAGATTGTAGCGATGCGCCAGCACGCCTATTAGCTCGCCGAGTAGGTCTGCCGCGGCGGTGGGTGGTTCGGGCGCCGGTGGTACCACCCCCACAACCAGGTCATTGCGCGCCGACGGCACACTGATCACTATCAACTGCGCTTCGCTGCTCATCACGCGCACTGCTCCAACCTACGAGCGAAATGTTATAACAAATTGGTAATTTGCTAAAATCAAAACTAGGAATAATTAAGGATAATGCGGCCTATTGACCTAACCGAAGATCGAGTTCATCACCAAGACAGTTGTTTATatgatttgtgtttaaaattcattttgtatCCGCGTTCAaggataatgataatgatatttatCAGGTAAATAATCTGTGTAATATACTTAACTTCTTCCTCAAAAATATAGGAAGAGGAGTGGGATATTTACGGGCAGTTAAACAATATTAGTGCAGTACAAATCAGTactagcaataaaataaaaacaaaatcccACCTCAGTAATCGGAGTGGGTTTCTTCAACGGCTTAAAGGAATTAGCGTCCAGTTTGTATATCGCTGATGCCGTTATGAGCAGACATCTTTCGGCCAGCTTGTTGTGACGGTTGAACTTGTGGATCTTGCACGAGAACAGCGCCTTGCCGATGTTCTGGGATCGCTGGAGGTTCGCCATCGCTGATCGATATGTCgctgaaattattaaatgaaatggaCAATGTATAGTTGGCAACATTTTAAGGCAATTATTACATCAGgatacccgcattggagcagcgtggtggaatatacttcaaaccttctcctcaaaagggagaggaggcctttagcccagcagtgggaaatgtacaggctgctaatgctaaaaaatgctaatgctaattACATCAGGTGGTCACCGGTATTGATTCTAACATTGTATGGAATAAAGCTTTCACTTCTCGAAGCTACTTGAAATGTCTATCGTTAAAACTCACCAGCTTTGTTATTATAAGAGTCGAGAGCCAGATAGTCTCCCCTCCACTCGCGGGTGGCCCCCCACTGCGGACGACGCGAGCGCAGCGCGCTGGCGGCGCAGATCTTGAGCTTCAGCTGCGGCCACTGCTCGCGAGGCACGGCGCGCAGCGTGAGGTACGCGCGCCAGCGACGGTAGGCCCCCTGCAGCATGGGGGCGGCGCGGCCGCCGCCGGGGGGCCAGCGCAATATCACCCCGCGATTGCGCTGCAGCTCGCTCTGCAACGAGCCGATGTAGCGCCGGAAGCGGTAGCGTCTGGAGACGGGAGTGACGTATGATGATCACtattaggtataataaaatGCAAGCAAATCGAAACGAGAAGGCGAAACGATATACGAACTTCCAGGCGTTGTATATGACGATGGCGGCCTTCATCTTGCGGTACTTGATGCGCGCCAGCGTGCCGCGCCACAGCTTCTGCAGCAGCACGACGATGGAGGGGATGAGGTCGGCGCGCGCCGCCTCCAGCGAGTGCACGGTGCGCGCGCTGCGGATGAACAGCTTGGTGTGGCCGAACTGCACGTCGGCCAGCTGCAGGTCGCGCAGCAGCACGGCCACGGCGTCGCGGTCGCCCGAGCCGCGGAAGTTGGGCCACGTGTACTGCGACAGCATCTTGTAGCGCTGTAGGAAGCGGTCGTAGCGCTGGCGGGACGCGAAGCCGGCGCGCCGCACGCGCACGTTCTCCACCAGCCCCAGGTACGCCACCTGGTGCCGCACCAGCTGCTCGTCCCACATGTTGGGCGACTGCACGGGGTTGGGCTTCACGCAGCGCACGTAGAAGGGCTCCTTGCTGGTGAGGCCGGCCACCAGCGCCGACATGGAGCTGCGGAACAGGCTGGCCGCGGACGGGGGGCGCTTCGACGTCTGagaattatcataaaatatgtgatcgattattataattttcctgGACCGGCAAGGTGTTGACATTTAAGGTATGGTATTATTTTGTGACGAAGTATGAttattattgcttgttaaattactGATAATACATGAATTGTCTTTGGAAATTATCAGGATACCCAATTAGTATTAAGATAATTGATTGGTattaatgcaaatatttattagtacaaatattacgattactacggcaattacaatgtttaaataaatatttgtgcttATAATCTGTTGTCgtaggaaatatatttatattatagtagtcATAATATTCGAGCGCAGCCCGCCCCACCGCCCCAGCGCGCACCTGCTGCAGGCGCGCGGCGCCCTCGGGCCACATGTCGCGCAGCGCGGCGTTGCGCGAGGCGTGCAGCAGGCGCTTGAGGTCCTGCCACAGCGAGTCCTTGTTCTTGTCCATGAAGCCCGTCACCGCGTACGTCACCTCGCCCGCGTAGTGCCTGCGGGAGGGACGACACCATATAATTGCATATATGATATACTTGTTTAGAGTTTTTCTAGAGTTATAAGAAGACTTACGTTATCCGAAAATCGACGCCATGTTTGAGTTTCTTATCCGTCGGGCAGAGCTGACGGGACGTGTAGTGTTTGTGTCCGTTGAGCCTCTTGTCCATCGCCTCTAGCAATTGTGCATCGGATATCTAacgaaataataagaaaatttcaACTACTATTATTGCCTAGgaaaattatctattttatataaaatactcctgatataaatatactactatACTTCTTTAAAAACTAAACTTACTTGtcaagtttatataattatttaaaaaaatattgtactgtataataataacaaagtgtTATCATTAACATGCACTATGAAACATATGTGACTTAATTACCATCCCTGCGgaactctttaattttttagtggcgaaaattttaacaatctcatattttaatatctcttATTATAGAGATACCTTAGTAGGGTTCAAGCAAGCCTCGTCCATGATGGCGATGATCCCCTGGTGCGGTGCGTCCACCAGCTCACAGATGATCCTGTTATTGAAGTACTGCACGGGAGTCCACTGAATACCCTCTCGGGCGTATTCCTCCTGTTCTTGTTTTAATACCAGCTCTGAAAAAACAACCTCAaattaatgtacttttaaaatattctagatAAACTAAATGTTCAAAATTGTGCATTCCAACTATAGGAcgagtaaagacaaataaacaactttgacattagATTAACGgaatatcattggtcgatatCTTGAATAACAATGATATAATCAATATGGATTCgcaaaaaaaatggcgttttgaatgtcagtAGAGTAGTTAAAGGagctttaaattaaagtaaatatcagTAGTTGaggaatattattgtattataagcaatgatattatatattaatcaataattgtttattgtgCATAATACAGCAGCACTATCAGGCAGTCGCACGGAATATGTAAACCTAAGGttcgtttatctttattttttcttccaTTACAACTAGATATAGTAGATTTACTATATCCAGATGCAGCTGCTTACAAATATCAAGTTTAGAAatcatttttcttcttttattataaatcatttatttattttatataatgtgtatataatcatataattttacttagtggtagggctttgtccgAGCCCATCTGGGTAAGTACAGCTCACTCAAATAATCTAacgcaatgcttagtattgttatgtttcggtttgaaaagtgagttggtcagtataactacaggcacaggggacatagcatctcagttcccaaggttgataggGCATTGGTGTTTTAACCtatggttaatatatttcttactgcaCCGATGTCTAAGGCGATGGCgatcttaccatcaggtgggccatttgTCATcctcaaaaaaatcaaaaccgCAAGTGTTACGTGACACtcagttatatttatatccatCAGTGGAtgagtgtggtggaataagctcgaaaccttctccATGACAAAATAATTTCCCATCAGTGGGAACTTTACGGACTGTAACAGTATTcagatatgatattttaaataacttagtattttttgaaaGCATTAATTTACCAATGAATAGTTGCTGTAACTTCTCGTTGCAGTAGTTGATGCAGAACTGTTCGAAGCTGTTCGTGTCGAAGATCTCGAAGCCGTATATATCTAGCACGCCGATTAGTGAGCTCTTGTAGGTGTTTTCTGGCGCTTCGATTTTTTTGTTGATCTGAAAATGAAtgcgtattaaaataatatttttactttttaaaaaaaatattttgtatttcaaataatagcTAACTTGTGGaagattaaacattatttaggaaaaaatatttgttcgttTTAATTGAAAACCAAATGCATCAGATCACTTCGTATGCCATATTATATGGAACTCGGATACCTGCGTATTGGGTACATATAAGAACGACCGTCCCCCAGGCACTCAACGATGGGTCACGCAAGCGGCTCACCTGCTGCACGATCCACGTGAAGAGGCGGTCGTAGGCCGCCTTGGCGAGCGCCAGGCGCGTGTAGTCGGCGTCGGACTGCGAGTGCTCCTTGCTGACGAGGTCCCCGCCGGCCGACAGGATGCGGCCCGCCAGCGCCGCCGTCAGCGCCGGCTCCGCCACGCCCAGCGCGCCCGCGCACTGGCGCAGCGGGCCGCCCAGCGACACGCGCCCCGCGCCGTCCTCGCCCACCGACAGCTCGCCCTGCGGATACGGTGGATGAGTAACTGCGGTTAGGTACCAAAAGAGTGCTCACATTTTTGTTATTCTGACTGTACCGTTGTTCTGAATAACTAAAAGTATAAGGATACTGGCTGTCGCCCGCGCCTTCACTCGTGTTTTAGAGTTTGGACGTCAGGTTAGACGTAAAAAGTACTCCTTGGGGTTCGAGCTTATTTcgttccaaatttcatcagatTCGGTTAAGTGGTTTGGCCGTAGAAGACAACAGACAAAGGGGACGgacagagttaatttcatttataatgtcagtgaaaattaacaaaaaaaaaactggtaaaTTAACTCaataatacaatgtattaaTATCAGTGTTGATTTACCTTCAGCGTCGTTAATGCAATTGATT belongs to Vanessa tameamea isolate UH-Manoa-2023 chromosome 13, ilVanTame1 primary haplotype, whole genome shotgun sequence and includes:
- the Myo31df gene encoding unconventional myosin ID, with the protein product MTTQPEVGVSDFVLLDNLTTDKFIENLQLRFQHNKIYTYIGEVLVSVNPYKTLDIYGQQHMAQYRGREMFEVPPHVYAVADACQRVLRQQGRDTCVLISGESGSGKTEASKFIMKYIAANTMQVHREYIDRVKNVLIQSNSILETFGNAKTNRNENSSRFGKYMDIHFDYKGDPAGGHISNYLLEKSRVVNLQPGERNFHAFYQLLSTNTTHAKKFALNSSSVYKILGNERATAQDSKLYNVTNSAFNALGFPPAVVDNIWSIVAGVILLGELSVGEDGAGRVSLGGPLRQCAGALGVAEPALTAALAGRILSAGGDLVSKEHSQSDADYTRLALAKAAYDRLFTWIVQQINKKIEAPENTYKSSLIGVLDIYGFEIFDTNSFEQFCINYCNEKLQQLFIELVLKQEQEEYAREGIQWTPVQYFNNRIICELVDAPHQGIIAIMDEACLNPTKISDAQLLEAMDKRLNGHKHYTSRQLCPTDKKLKHGVDFRITHYAGEVTYAVTGFMDKNKDSLWQDLKRLLHASRNAALRDMWPEGAARLQQTSKRPPSAASLFRSSMSALVAGLTSKEPFYVRCVKPNPVQSPNMWDEQLVRHQVAYLGLVENVRVRRAGFASRQRYDRFLQRYKMLSQYTWPNFRGSGDRDAVAVLLRDLQLADVQFGHTKLFIRSARTVHSLEAARADLIPSIVVLLQKLWRGTLARIKYRKMKAAIVIYNAWKRYRFRRYIGSLQSELQRNRGVILRWPPGGGRAAPMLQGAYRRWRAYLTLRAVPREQWPQLKLKICAASALRSRRPQWGATREWRGDYLALDSYNNKAATYRSAMANLQRSQNIGKALFSCKIHKFNRHNKLAERCLLITASAIYKLDANSFKPLKKPTPITEVGAVRVMSSEAQLIVISVPSARNDLVVGVVPPAPEPPTAAADLLGELIGVLAHRYNLLSGSELALEVESGATTRCTLGGKSRALQLPAPAAPPAPPAPPAPPFTHAHNVITYHPASARA